The proteins below come from a single Biomphalaria glabrata chromosome 10, xgBioGlab47.1, whole genome shotgun sequence genomic window:
- the LOC106054458 gene encoding uncharacterized protein LOC106054458, producing MWNSKESSKQTNTTSVASCPICTASHLPINQDLKEGNNYLCTCQNCGHHFKFRAVGNMKSSITFSVNGKSYTVGNEYDPATSLLEFLRKTGISVGTKGCCFEGGCGVCLVTVKIIDPVTGNDRTFSINSCCLQLYTCDGLEVTTVEGLGNTSVGLHPIQDRIAKYNGVQCGYCTPGQVMNMYGLLQNNPRPTKKEIEDAFDSTICRCTGYRPILDAMKSFAVDSDIKDVIDIEELEGKVCKKTGQACKGSCKSEKHVGCGQKAVQAERPVHIVGDRSQWFKPLTLTELLTQIKQYSNSNYRLVFGNTGFGVYGEVGPWNYSILIDLRGVKELYSFDVSPTDHITLGSNWTLTNVKEFLAKNTDPSLPYAQTFVDHLNLTASNSIRNLGTWAGNLALKHLHPEFPSDVFTMFETVGAKLNIADGDGTTQIYSLQGFMDLDLQGKVIVSVVLPKFTSPANVAIRTLKTSHRLQQSAAYVTCGFNFVCDETNNYLVKTQPSIVIQGVNRSLIHAVQTEAFLTNKQLGDPSVLKDAINTLSGELVPDSSPLTASATYRKSLAIGHFYKFVLGLCKSKCNVKYVSGGPNLDRPLMTSSQQFGTDDPSVYPATKPLIKFIAGNLTSGEAKFVSDTPILNNQLYAAPVLSTQGNAKIQSIDPSVALQIPGVVRFIQASDIPGENNWRPKQLNEPGAVQELLSSSQILYAGQPIGILVAEDEVTARSALYGVQVSYTDIQPAITSLEEAIQKKSFFKKLDTITKGDAASAMAAAPHRVSGTVHSTDQYNFHLENQAAFCIPSDTGGMEVITTTQWQDGTSETVSQVLGVSESSVTIETPRLGGAFGGKVFYNMPVAGMCAVAAHLTRSPVLMNLDLHTNMRFQGKRTYYIYQYEIGFDDNGKILAIIASAYSDAGPVFINADGNEYTQLWIDSAYFCPNWSWSVQPCKTNKPVATSVRAPGSAPAIFAMENFIDHVATYLKKDHLEVRKVNLFQEGQTTLNGMVLNNCLIGSLVAQLESDINYAARLKAVNDFNQANRWKKRGLHVMPSRYSLGWKGMPHSALVVIHHGDASVSIGHSGIDMGQGINTKAIQVCAYKFGIPMEKIKIKKTNSFVSANTAWTAGTVSSELICAAIMECCDTLLARMAPVKAKLVNPTWEEIVTQCFKDTVDLTASYLNTTNDKSKAYDYNCWCASCSEVELDVLTGQYQITQVDFLYDCGISLNPELDLGQLEGGFLLGCGLFLLEGMTFDSLTGRALTDGTWTYKPPLPKDLPIKFNVKFMRNAPNPMGILRSKAVGEVPVAQGTCPMLALKRAVEAARLEVGSEGWFQFNAPATVENIQQACLNDITKYSLGN from the exons ATGTGGAACTCAAAGGaatcaagtaaacaaacaaacacgacTTCTGTTGCGTCGTGCCCTATTTGTACTGCGAG TCACTTGCCTATAAATCAAGATCTCAAAGAAGGTAATAATTACCTATGCACTTGCCAAAACTGTGGACATCACTTTAAATTTCGTGCGGTTGGAAACATGAAGAGTTCAATTACTTTTTCAGTTAATGGAAAATCGTACACAG TTGGTAATGAATATGATCCTGCCACTTCTTTGCTTGAGTTTCTTAGAAAAACTGGCATCTCTGTTGGCACAAAGGGGTGCTGTTTTGAAGGAGGATGTGGTGTCTGTCTTGTTACTGTCAAAATTATTGATCCTGTGACTGGCAATGACAGGACCTTTAGCATCAACTCA TGTTGCCTGCAATTATATACCTGTGATGGTCTTGAGGTGACCACAGTGGAAGGTCTGGGCAATACATCTGTAGGCCTCCATCCAATTCAAGATCGTATAGCTAAATACAATGGGGTACAGTGTGGCTATTGCACTCCTGGACAGGTCATGAATATGTATGG ACTTTTGCAGAACAACCCCAGGCCTACAAAGAAGGAAATTGAAGATGCATTTGATTCAACTATCTGCAGGTGTACAG GCTACCGCCCAATATTAGATGCTATGAAGTCCTTTGCAGTTGACTCAGATATAAAAGATGTGATTGATATTGAG GAACTTGAAggaaaagtttgtaaaaaaacagGCCAGGCCTGTAAGGGCAGCTGCAAGAGCGAGAAACATGTAGGCTGTGGACAGAAGGCAGTCCAGGCTGAAAGACCTGTCCACATTGTTGGGGATCGCTCTCAATGGTTTAAACCTCTCACTTTGACTGAGTTGTTGACGCAGATAAAGCAATACTCAAACTCTAATTATAGGCTTGTCTTTGGAAATACTGGATTTG GTGTTTATGGAGAAGTTGGGCCATGGAATTACAGCATTCTAATAGATTTAAGGGGAGTTAAGGAGTTGTACTCATTTGAT gtAAGTCCAACAGACCACATTACACTGGGATCAAACTGGACACTGACTAATGTGAAAGAGTTCCTGGCTAAAAATACTGATCCAAGTCTTCCTTATGCTCAAACATTTGTGGATCATTTAAACCTAACTGCTTCAAACAGTATACGTAAC CTTGGAACCTGGGCTGGTAACCTGGCTTTAAAACATCTCCACCCTGAGTTTCCTTCAGATGTTTTTACTATGTTTGAAACTGTGGGAGCCAAACTGAATATTG CTGACGGGGATGGAACTACACAAATTTATTCCTTGCAAGGTTTCATGGATTTAGATTTGCAAGGGAAAGTCATTGTTTCTGTGGTACTTCCAAAGTTCACATCACCAGCCAATGTTGCTATCAGAACATTGAAGACTTCACACCGACTTcag caAAGTGCAGCTTATGTAACTTGCGGTTTTAATTTCGTCTGTGATGAAACAAACAATTACTTGGTGAAAACTCAACCCTCCATCGTGATTCAAGGTGTTAATAGAAGTTTG ATTCATGCTGTGCAAACTGAAGCATTTTTGACCAATAAACAGTTGGGAGATCCTTCTGTTTTAAAag atgCCATAAACACTTTATCTGGTGAACTTGTTCCTGATTCAAGTCCACTGACTGCAAGTGCTACATATCGTAAAAGTCTTGCCATTGGACACTTCTACAAG TTTGTGCTTGGACTGTGTAAGAGTAAATGCAATGTGAAATATGTCAGTGGAGGACCAAACCTGGACAGGCCGTTGATGACCTCAAGCCAACAGTTTGGAACTGATGATCCCAGTGTTTACCCAGCAACAAAGCCTCTCATTAAGTTTATTGCTGGCAATCTA ACATCTGGAGAAGCCAAGTTTGTCAGTGACACCCCAATACTTAACAATCAACTATATGCTGCCCCAGTATTGAGCACGCAAGGGAATGCCAAAATTCAAAGCATTGATCCATCAGTTGCTTTG caaatccCTGGTGTAGTAAGATTTATTCAAGCCTCAGACATCCCTGGAGAGAACAACTGGAGACCAAAACAGTTGAATGAACCTGGTGCTGTACAGGAG CTGTTAAGTTCAAGCCAGATTCTTTATGCTGGGCAGCCAATTGGAATACTAGTAGCTG AGGATGAAGTTACAGCTCGAAGTGCATTGTATGGTGTGCAAGTTTCTTACACTGATATCCAGCCTGCTATTACAAGCTTGGAAGAAGCTAtccaaaaaaaatcattctttaAAAAGCTTGATACCATCACTAAAGGAGATGCAGCCA GTGCAATGGCTGCTGCCCCTCACAGAGTTAGTGGAACTGTTCACAGCACTGACCAGTATAATTTTCATCTTGAAAACCAAGCAGCTTTCTGTATCCCGTCAGACACTGGAGGGATGGAGGTCATCACCACCACACAATGGCAGGATGGTACCAGTGAAACAGTTTCGCAGGTTCTTGGAGTCTCTGAATCAAG TGTGACTATTGAGACTCCTAGACTTGGTGGAGCCTTTGGTGGCAAAGTTTTTTACAATATGCCTGTGGCTGGAATGTGTGCAGTTGCTGCTCACCTGACCAGAAG tcCTGTACTGATGAATCTGGATCTACACACCAACATGAGATTTCAAGGCAAAAGGACTtactatatatatcaatatgaG ATTGGTTTTGATGACAATGGCAAAATTTTAGCCATCATTGCCTCAGCATACAGTGATGCAGGGCCAGTTTTTATCAATGCTGATGGGAATGAGTACACACAACTTTGGATTGATAGTG CTTATTTTTGCCCAAACTGGTCTTGGAGTGTTCAAccttgtaaaacaaacaaaccagtTGCAACATCTGTCAGGGCTCCAG GCTCAGCCCCAGCAATATTTGCTATGGAAAATTTCATTGACCATGTTGCTACTTACTTAAAGAAGGATCACCTAGAAGTCAGAAAAGTTAATCTCTTTCAAGAAGGacag ACAACATTGAATGGTATGGTATTAAACAATTGTCTGATTGGCAGTCTGGTAGCCCAGCTGGAAAGTGACATTAATTATGCTGCTAGACTTAAGGCTGTGAATGACTTTAATCAg GCCAACCGTTGGAAGAAGAGAGGTCTGCATGTGATGCCAAGTCGCTACAGCTTAGGCTGGAAAGGGATGCCCCACAGTGCCCTAGTGGTCATACACCATGGAGATGCTAGTGTTTCCATTGGACATAGTGGAATAGACATGGGTCAAGGCATCAATACAAAG GCAATACAAGTTTGTGCTTATAAATTTGGAATCCCTATggagaaaattaaaataaaaaagactaaTTCTTTTGTGAGTGCTAACACAGCTTGGACTGCTGGAACTGTGTCTTCAGAATTAATTTGTGCG GCCATCATGGAATGTTGTGATACATTGCTGGCTCGCATGGCTCCAGTCAAGGCAAAGCTGGTCAATCCAACATGGGAGGAAATTGTGACACAGTGCTTTAAAGACACTGTAGACCTGACTGCTTCTTATTT GAACACTACTAATGATAAGTCCAAAGCCTACGACTACAACTGCTGGTGTGCCAGCTGCTCAGAGGTGGAGCTAGATGTTCTGACTGGTCAATATCAAATCACTCAAGTTGACTTTCTATATGACTGTGGCATTAG CTTGAACCCAGAACTTGATCTTGGTCAGCTGGAAGGTGGTTTCCTCCTTGGCTGTGGTCTATTCCTTCTGGAGGGTATGACATTTGATTCATTGACTGGACGAGCATTAACTGATGGAACTTGG ACTTACAAGCCTCCATTACCCAAAGACTTGCCAATCAAATTTAATGTCAAGTTTATGCGGAATGCACCAAATCCAATGGGCATTTTGAGATCAAAAG CTGTTGGTGAGGTTCCAGTTGCACAAGGAACATGCCCAATGTTGGCATTGAAACGTGCCGTGGAAGCAGCTCGACTAGAAGTGGGTAGTGAAGGATGGTTCCAGTTCA ATGCTCCTGCAACTGTTGAAAATATCCAACAAGCTTGTCTGAATGATATTACTAAGTACTCTTTAGGAAATTAG
- the LOC106054457 gene encoding inactive hydroxysteroid dehydrogenase-like protein 1 has product MASTLSLHTSIDSFHFLWRQIENEVYNSFTGLRDKFAILGAWYATRKTVGIIYCFVDAVRIHFFSGMKVNWIEKYGPWAVITGSSEGIGYSYAYELAQRGLNVVLISRNERKLQKAKAQIELDCKVQVEYIVADFSDENQTELYSNIGKKLSDKEIGLLVNNVGVMYDYPDVLLNVATQKIWQLIHVNIGAATLMTHMLLPDLVKRKKGGVVVISSGSSTQITPQMTVYSATKRYLDYFIHGLAYEYRNSGVVFQCLIPFYTATRMTGYSERLSNTSVMIPDAARYAKSAVKTLGRSACTTGYFPHTLQLWISRAVPLWLWMWTSEKLNNSLRREALSRQSKKSLKFTSGEMGTSFDS; this is encoded by the exons ATGGCGTCTACTTTGTCTTTGCATACTTCTATTGATAGCTTTCATTTTTTGTGGCGTCAAatagaaaatgaagtttacaataGCTTCACAGGTCTTCGAGACAAGTTTGCAATTTTAGGTGCTTGGTATGCAACGAGGAAAACAGTGGGGATAATCTATTGTTTTGTAGATGCTGTTCGCATTCATTTCTTTAGTGGAATGAAAGTAAACTGGATAGAAAAGTACGGACCATGGGCTG TTATCACAGGAAGCAGTGAAGGCATTGGTTACTCTTATGCTTATGAATTAGCCCAGCGAGGACTGAATGTGGTACTTATAAGCCGAAATGAAAGGAAGCTGCAAAAAGCTAAAGCCCAGATTG AACTAGATTGTAAAGTGCAAGTGGAGTATATTGTAGCAGACTTCTCTGATGAAAACCAGACAGAACTGTACAGTAACATTGGCAAAAAATTATCTGACAAAGAAATAGGCTTGCTTG TTAACAATGTTGGAGTGATGTATGATTATCCTGATGTTTTATTGAATGTTGCAACTCAGAAAATCTGGCAACTTATACATGTTAACATTGGAGCTGCCACTttg ATGACACATATGCTGCTTCCTGATTtggtcaaaagaaaaaaagggggtgtgGTTGTCATATCTTCTGGCTCCTCCACTCAGATAACTCCTCAGATGACTGTGTACTCAGCTACTAAG CGTTATTTggattattttattcatggaTTGGCTTATGAGTATCGCAACTCTGGAGTTGTCTTTCAATGCTTGATTCCATTCTACACAGCCACAAGAATGACTGGCTATAGTGagaggctgtccaacacaagtGTAATGATCCCTGATGCTGCAAGGTATGCCAAAAGTGCTGTGAAGACATTAGGAAGATCTGCTTGTACCACTGGATACTTCCCTCACACCCTTCAG TTATGGATCTCTAGAGCTGTGCCTCTGTGGTTGTGGATGTGGACCTCAGAAAAACTGAACAATTCATTGAGAAGAGAGGCTCTATCTCGTCAGTCAAAGAAATCCCTCAAGTTCACATCAGGAGAGATGGGAACATCCTTTGATAGCTAG